A single window of Vibrio alfacsensis DNA harbors:
- a CDS encoding YqgE/AlgH family protein, translating to MNLKNHFLVAMPGMKDPYFQNSVIYLCEHNEEGAMGFIINAPVDITVGNMLKQVEVQPVHPRLFEASLDRPVYNGGPVSEDRGFILHKPKDYYESSIQMTDDLSVTTSRDILSVLGTEAEPSDYLVALGYAGWGAGQLETELAENSWLTIEATPEIIFDTPITERWKKAVEKLGIDPSQLSSDAGHA from the coding sequence ATGAACCTTAAAAACCACTTCTTAGTTGCAATGCCAGGAATGAAAGACCCTTATTTCCAAAATAGTGTCATTTACCTTTGTGAACATAATGAAGAAGGCGCTATGGGTTTTATCATCAATGCGCCTGTCGATATCACCGTGGGAAACATGCTAAAGCAAGTGGAAGTGCAACCTGTTCATCCTCGCCTGTTTGAAGCCAGTCTAGACAGACCGGTATATAATGGGGGGCCGGTTTCTGAAGATCGTGGTTTCATTCTGCATAAACCAAAAGATTACTATGAATCGAGCATCCAAATGACCGACGACCTGTCCGTTACGACCTCTCGTGACATTTTATCTGTATTGGGTACGGAAGCAGAGCCGAGCGACTATTTAGTTGCACTAGGATACGCAGGATGGGGCGCCGGACAGCTAGAAACCGAGTTGGCAGAAAACTCATGGTTAACCATTGAAGCCACACCAGAAATTATCTTCGATACTCCGATTACGGAACGCTGGAAGAAAGCGGTAGAGAAACTGGGGATCGACCCGAGCCAACTATCTTCTGATGCTGGTCACGCTTAA
- the gshB gene encoding glutathione synthase: MIKMGIVMDPISSINIKKDSSFAMMLEAQRRGYEIHYMEMNDLHLDQGKAIADTKVVELKEDPNGWYEFKSEQTIELSELDAVLMRKDPPFDTEYIYATYILERAEEQGTLIVNKPQSLRDCNEKLFTAWFPELTPTTIVTRKAEKIKAFREEHGDVILKPLDGMGGASIFRVKENDPNVSVIIETLTNHGQNYAMAQTFVPDISNGDKRILVVDGEPMPYCLARIPAKGETRGNLAAGGTGEARPLSETDMQIAQAVAPTLKEKGLIFVGLDVIGDKLTEINVTSPTCIREIEAAFDISITGKLMDAIERRIKANNSNCSTIIPKQR, translated from the coding sequence ATGATCAAAATGGGTATTGTAATGGACCCTATCTCGTCCATTAACATCAAAAAAGACTCTAGCTTTGCCATGATGCTTGAAGCGCAACGCCGCGGCTACGAAATCCACTACATGGAAATGAACGACCTTCACCTAGACCAAGGTAAAGCGATCGCAGACACCAAAGTAGTCGAACTAAAAGAAGATCCAAACGGTTGGTACGAATTCAAATCAGAGCAAACCATCGAACTTTCTGAGCTAGATGCGGTTCTGATGCGCAAAGATCCTCCGTTCGACACTGAATACATCTATGCTACTTACATTCTTGAACGTGCAGAAGAGCAAGGCACTCTGATCGTGAACAAGCCGCAAAGCTTACGTGACTGTAACGAGAAACTATTTACCGCTTGGTTCCCGGAGCTAACGCCAACCACCATCGTAACGCGTAAAGCAGAAAAAATTAAGGCGTTCCGAGAAGAGCATGGGGACGTGATCCTAAAACCACTTGATGGTATGGGTGGCGCTTCGATCTTCCGCGTAAAAGAAAACGATCCAAACGTATCTGTGATCATCGAAACACTCACCAATCATGGTCAAAACTACGCAATGGCACAAACGTTCGTGCCAGACATCAGCAATGGTGATAAGCGTATTCTTGTGGTCGATGGTGAACCAATGCCTTACTGCTTAGCTCGTATCCCAGCGAAAGGTGAAACGCGTGGTAACCTAGCGGCGGGTGGTACTGGAGAAGCTCGCCCACTAAGCGAAACTGACATGCAGATCGCACAAGCAGTTGCGCCAACACTAAAAGAGAAAGGGCTTATTTTTGTTGGCCTTGATGTCATCGGTGACAAACTAACGGAAATCAACGTAACGAGCCCAACTTGTATTCGCGAAATCGAAGCAGCTTTTGATATTTCTATCACCGGTAAGCTAATGGACGCGATTGAGCGCCGTATAAAGGCGAATAACTCAAACTGTAGTACAATTATACCCAAGCAACGTTAA